In Micromonospora sp. NBC_01813, the following are encoded in one genomic region:
- a CDS encoding A/G-specific adenine glycosylase — protein sequence MGDVSFADAAIDWFDDNARDLPWREPTTSPWAILVSEVMLQQTPVVRVLPAWLAWLDRWPDPAALAADSPAEAIRMWNRLGYPRRALRLHECATVLVHRHGGQVPTDLDELLALPGVGTYTARAVAAFAYGQRHPVVDTNVRRLVARAIDGAADAGPATRPADLVATAALLPADPARAARASAAFMELGALVCVARTPRCGGCPMARRCAWRAAGRPAPVGPSRRPQQYAGTDRQVRGLLLAVLRDATGPVPQQRLDVVWPDALQRRRALASLIEDGLVEPVAPDDTPPTAYALAGQG from the coding sequence ATGGGTGATGTGAGCTTCGCCGACGCGGCCATCGACTGGTTCGACGACAACGCCCGTGACCTGCCCTGGCGGGAGCCGACGACCAGCCCCTGGGCGATCCTGGTCAGCGAGGTGATGCTGCAGCAGACCCCGGTGGTTCGGGTGCTGCCGGCCTGGCTGGCCTGGCTGGACCGGTGGCCGGACCCGGCGGCCCTGGCGGCGGACTCCCCCGCCGAGGCGATCCGGATGTGGAACCGGCTGGGCTATCCGCGGCGGGCGCTGCGGCTGCACGAGTGCGCCACGGTGCTGGTGCACCGGCACGGCGGCCAGGTGCCGACCGATCTCGACGAGTTGCTGGCGCTGCCCGGGGTCGGCACCTACACGGCACGGGCGGTGGCCGCGTTCGCCTACGGACAGCGCCATCCGGTGGTGGACACCAATGTCCGGCGGCTGGTGGCCCGGGCGATCGACGGGGCCGCCGACGCGGGGCCGGCGACCCGCCCGGCCGACCTGGTGGCGACGGCGGCGCTGCTGCCCGCCGACCCGGCTCGGGCGGCCCGGGCCAGCGCGGCGTTCATGGAGCTCGGCGCGCTGGTCTGCGTTGCCCGTACGCCGCGCTGCGGGGGGTGCCCGATGGCCCGGCGGTGCGCGTGGCGGGCTGCTGGGCGCCCGGCACCGGTCGGGCCGAGTCGCCGCCCGCAGCAGTACGCCGGCACCGACCGTCAGGTCCGGGGCCTGCTGCTGGCGGTGCTGCGGGACGCCACCGGGCCGGTGCCGCAGCAGCGACTCGACGTGGTGTGGCCCGATGCCCTGCAGCGACGGCGGGCGTTGGCCAGTCTGATCGAGGACGGCCTGGTGGAGCCGGTGGCACCGGACGACACCCCGCCGACCGCGTACGCGTTGGCGGGCCAGGGCTGA
- a CDS encoding peptide deformylase, with protein MSTVSRTLADWSETALGVPGQVVPVLSAPDPALSRVGEQVDPCSSQVRQLAADLVATMRVSPGCVGLAAPQVGVSVQVFAVDVTGHPKTVTGHGTFVLCNARLVEATRWRPGREGCMSVPDLTGDVKRASRVVVEGQLPGTGEPVRLVTDGFEARALQHEIDHCAGLLFLDRVAGAHAVFQRRTYL; from the coding sequence GTGAGCACCGTCAGCCGTACCCTGGCCGACTGGTCGGAGACCGCGCTCGGGGTGCCGGGACAGGTGGTACCGGTGCTCAGCGCACCGGACCCGGCGCTGAGCCGGGTCGGCGAGCAGGTGGATCCCTGTTCGTCGCAGGTGCGTCAGCTCGCCGCCGACCTGGTGGCCACCATGCGGGTCTCGCCCGGCTGTGTCGGCTTGGCCGCGCCGCAGGTCGGGGTGAGCGTGCAGGTCTTCGCGGTGGACGTGACCGGCCACCCGAAGACGGTCACCGGACATGGCACGTTCGTGCTCTGCAACGCCCGGCTGGTCGAGGCGACCCGGTGGCGGCCGGGCCGGGAAGGTTGCATGTCCGTTCCCGACCTGACCGGCGACGTGAAGCGGGCCAGCCGGGTGGTGGTGGAGGGTCAGCTGCCGGGCACCGGGGAGCCGGTCCGCCTGGTCACCGACGGGTTCGAGGCCCGCGCCCTGCAGCACGAGATCGACCACTGTGCGGGTCTGCTCTTTCTCGACCGGGTGGCCGGCGCGCACGCCGTTTTCCAGCGTCGCACATATCTCTGA
- the nadC gene encoding carboxylating nicotinate-nucleotide diphosphorylase has translation MRSEVIAGLRAGGLDPGAVESVVATALAEDLGPAGLDVTTAATIDPGQVGTAELVARADGVVAGLALAAVVFDAVPPIGTDVEVRLHRTDGDRVPAGTVLATFTGPVRILLTGERTVLNLISRLSGVATHTRAWADALHGSKATVLDTRKTTPGLRLLEKYAVRVGGGGNKRMGLYDVAMVKDNHKLAAGGVGAAYRRCRESFPDVPVEVEVTTLAEAVEAVDAGATFLLCDNMSPELLRAVVAEVGDRAELEATGGLTLANAARYAATGVDHLSVGALTHSSPIMDIALDLRPADPADAVGRAGSVG, from the coding sequence ATGCGCAGCGAGGTGATCGCCGGGTTGCGGGCCGGCGGGTTGGATCCGGGCGCGGTCGAGTCGGTCGTCGCCACCGCGTTGGCCGAGGATCTCGGTCCCGCCGGCCTGGACGTGACCACGGCCGCCACGATCGATCCCGGCCAGGTCGGCACCGCGGAGCTGGTCGCCCGCGCCGACGGGGTGGTCGCCGGTCTGGCGCTGGCCGCCGTGGTGTTCGACGCGGTGCCCCCGATCGGTACGGACGTCGAGGTGCGGCTGCACCGGACGGACGGGGATCGGGTGCCGGCCGGCACGGTGCTGGCCACGTTCACCGGCCCGGTGCGGATTCTGCTGACCGGCGAGCGGACCGTGCTCAACCTGATCAGCCGGCTGTCCGGGGTGGCGACACACACCCGGGCCTGGGCGGACGCGCTTCACGGGTCGAAGGCGACGGTGCTGGACACCCGCAAGACCACCCCCGGGCTGCGGCTGCTGGAGAAGTACGCGGTGCGGGTCGGCGGGGGTGGCAACAAGCGGATGGGCCTGTACGACGTGGCGATGGTCAAGGACAACCACAAACTGGCCGCAGGTGGGGTGGGTGCGGCGTACCGCCGGTGCCGGGAGTCGTTCCCCGACGTGCCGGTCGAGGTGGAGGTGACGACCTTGGCCGAGGCGGTGGAGGCGGTGGACGCCGGCGCGACGTTCCTGCTCTGCGACAACATGTCGCCGGAGCTGCTGCGGGCGGTGGTGGCCGAGGTGGGCGACCGGGCCGAGTTGGAGGCCACCGGCGGGTTGACGCTGGCCAACGCGGCGCGGTACGCGGCGACCGGGGTGGACCATCTGTCGGTCGGTGCGTTGACCCACTCGTCGCCGATCATGGACATCGCCCTCGATCTGCGCCCAGCCGACCCGGCTGACGCCGTCGGCCGGGCCGGGTCGGTCGGCTGA
- a CDS encoding ATP-dependent Clp protease ATP-binding subunit, whose translation MFERFTDRARRVVVLAQEEARMLNHNYIGTEHILLGLIHEGEGVAAKALESLGISLEGVRQQVEEIIGQGQQAPSGHIPFTPRAKKVLELSLREALQLGHNYIGTEHILLGLIREGEGVAAQVLVKLGADLNRVRQQVIQLLSGYQGKEPAAAGAAAGEAAPSTSLVLDQFGRNLTQAAREGKLDPVIGREKEIERVMQVLSRRTKNNPVLIGEPGVGKTAVVEGLSQKIIKGEVPETLKDKQLYTLDLGALVAGSRYRGDFEERLKKVLKEIRTRGDIILFIDEIHTLVGAGAAEGAIDAASILKPMLARGELQTIGATTLDEYRKHLEKDAALERRFQPIQVGEPSLAHTIEILKGLRDRYEAHHRVSITDAALVAAATLADRYISDRFLPDKAIDLIDEAGARMRIRRMTAPPDLRDFDERIAQVRRDKESAIDAQDFERAAQLRDKEKQLLGQKAQREKEWKAGDLDVVSEVDDEQIAEVLGNWTGIPVYKLTEEETSRLLRMEDELHKRVVGQSDAVKAVSKAIRRTRAGLKDPKRPSGSFIFAGPSGVGKTELSKALAEFLFGSEDALIQLDMSEFHDRYTVSRLVGAPPGYVGYDEGGQLTEKVRRRPFSVVLFDEIEKAHPDVFNTLLQILEDGRLTDGQGRIVDFKNTVIILTTNLGTRDVAKAVSLGFQASEDNDSNYDRMKQKVNDELKQHFRPEFLNRIDDTIVFHQLNRTEILSIVDIMTARIEGQLRNKDMSMELTDNAKKYLAKKGFDPVLGARPLRRTIQRDIEDNLSERILFNELKAGQIVVVDCDGDPEDIDKSKLVFRGADRPVTVPDAVPADLGGTAAAGADE comes from the coding sequence ATGTTCGAGCGGTTCACCGACCGAGCGCGGCGAGTTGTCGTCCTGGCTCAAGAAGAAGCCCGGATGCTCAACCACAACTACATCGGCACGGAGCACATCCTGCTCGGCCTCATCCACGAAGGTGAGGGCGTGGCGGCGAAGGCCCTGGAGAGTCTGGGCATCTCGCTGGAAGGTGTGCGTCAACAGGTCGAGGAGATCATCGGCCAGGGCCAGCAGGCACCGAGCGGGCACATCCCGTTCACGCCGCGGGCCAAGAAGGTGCTGGAGCTGTCCCTGCGGGAGGCGCTGCAGCTCGGCCACAACTACATCGGTACGGAGCACATCCTGCTCGGCCTGATCCGGGAGGGCGAGGGCGTTGCCGCCCAGGTCCTGGTCAAGCTCGGCGCGGATCTCAACCGGGTCCGCCAGCAGGTCATCCAGCTGCTCTCGGGCTACCAGGGCAAGGAGCCGGCGGCCGCCGGCGCCGCGGCGGGCGAGGCGGCCCCGTCGACCAGCCTGGTGCTGGACCAGTTCGGCCGTAACCTGACCCAGGCGGCCCGCGAGGGCAAGCTCGACCCGGTCATCGGCCGGGAGAAGGAAATCGAGCGGGTGATGCAGGTGCTCTCCCGCCGCACCAAGAACAACCCGGTGCTGATCGGTGAGCCCGGCGTCGGCAAGACCGCCGTGGTGGAGGGCCTGTCCCAGAAGATCATCAAGGGCGAGGTGCCCGAGACGCTCAAGGACAAGCAGCTCTACACCCTCGACCTCGGTGCGCTGGTCGCTGGCTCCCGCTACCGCGGTGACTTCGAGGAGCGCCTGAAGAAGGTGCTCAAGGAGATCCGCACCCGGGGCGACATCATCCTGTTCATCGACGAGATCCACACCCTGGTCGGCGCTGGCGCGGCCGAGGGCGCGATCGACGCGGCGAGCATCCTCAAGCCGATGCTGGCCCGTGGCGAGCTGCAGACCATCGGTGCCACCACCCTCGACGAGTACCGCAAGCACCTGGAGAAGGACGCCGCGCTGGAGCGCCGGTTCCAGCCGATCCAGGTGGGCGAGCCGTCGCTGGCACACACCATCGAGATCCTCAAGGGTCTGCGGGACCGCTACGAGGCGCACCACCGGGTGAGCATCACCGACGCCGCCCTGGTCGCCGCGGCCACCCTGGCCGACCGCTACATCTCCGACCGCTTCCTGCCCGACAAGGCGATCGACCTGATCGACGAGGCGGGCGCCCGGATGCGGATCCGCCGGATGACCGCGCCGCCAGACCTGCGCGACTTCGACGAGCGGATCGCCCAGGTGCGTCGCGACAAGGAGTCCGCGATCGACGCGCAGGACTTCGAGCGGGCCGCCCAGCTGCGGGACAAGGAAAAGCAGCTGCTCGGGCAGAAGGCGCAGCGGGAGAAGGAGTGGAAGGCCGGCGACCTCGACGTCGTCAGCGAGGTCGACGACGAGCAGATCGCCGAGGTGCTCGGCAACTGGACCGGCATCCCGGTCTACAAGCTGACCGAGGAGGAGACCTCCCGGCTGCTGCGGATGGAAGACGAGCTGCACAAGCGGGTCGTCGGCCAGTCCGACGCGGTCAAGGCGGTCTCGAAGGCGATCCGGCGGACCCGGGCCGGCCTGAAGGACCCGAAGCGGCCCTCCGGCTCGTTCATCTTCGCCGGCCCGTCCGGTGTCGGTAAGACCGAGCTGTCCAAGGCGCTCGCCGAGTTCCTGTTCGGCAGCGAGGACGCGCTGATCCAGCTGGACATGTCCGAGTTCCACGACCGGTACACGGTGTCGCGCCTGGTCGGTGCCCCGCCCGGGTACGTCGGTTACGACGAGGGCGGCCAGCTCACGGAGAAGGTCCGTCGTCGGCCCTTCTCGGTGGTGCTCTTCGACGAGATCGAGAAGGCCCACCCGGACGTGTTCAACACGCTGCTGCAGATCCTCGAGGACGGGCGGCTCACGGACGGCCAGGGTCGGATCGTCGACTTCAAGAACACCGTGATCATCCTGACCACCAACCTCGGCACCCGGGACGTGGCCAAGGCGGTGTCGTTGGGCTTCCAGGCCTCGGAGGACAACGACTCCAACTACGACCGGATGAAGCAGAAGGTCAACGACGAGCTCAAGCAGCACTTCCGGCCGGAGTTCCTCAACCGGATCGACGACACCATCGTGTTCCACCAGCTGAACCGCACCGAGATCCTGTCGATCGTGGACATCATGACCGCCCGGATCGAGGGCCAGCTGCGGAACAAGGACATGAGCATGGAGCTCACCGACAACGCCAAGAAGTACCTGGCGAAGAAGGGCTTCGACCCCGTCCTGGGTGCCCGACCGTTGCGCCGGACCATCCAGCGCGACATCGAGGACAACCTGTCGGAGCGGATCCTGTTCAACGAGCTCAAGGCGGGCCAGATCGTGGTCGTCGACTGCGATGGTGACCCGGAGGACATCGACAAGTCCAAGCTCGTGTTCCGGGGCGCCGACCGTCCGGTGACCGTGCCGGACGCGGTGCCCGCCGACCTCGGCGGCACCGCCGCCGCTGGCGCGGACGAGTAA
- a CDS encoding histone-like nucleoid-structuring protein Lsr2: MAKQIIHKLVDDLDGGDADETVKFALDGVQYEIDLSEKNADKLRQVFAPYVGAGTKIGRGGVVVGGRAARGRGGAAADREQNRAIRAWAKKEGKEISDRGRIPQEIVDEYHAKAGR, encoded by the coding sequence GTGGCCAAGCAGATCATTCACAAGTTGGTCGACGATCTGGACGGTGGAGACGCCGACGAGACCGTCAAGTTCGCCCTCGACGGCGTCCAGTACGAGATCGACCTCTCGGAGAAGAACGCGGACAAATTGCGGCAGGTTTTCGCTCCGTACGTGGGTGCCGGGACCAAGATCGGCCGCGGTGGCGTGGTCGTCGGCGGTCGGGCCGCACGGGGTCGGGGCGGCGCTGCCGCCGACCGCGAACAGAACCGGGCGATCCGGGCCTGGGCGAAGAAGGAAGGCAAGGAGATCTCCGACCGCGGGCGGATTCCGCAGGAGATCGTGGACGAGTACCACGCCAAAGCCGGACGCTGA
- a CDS encoding L-aspartate oxidase yields MLVDTPALPALPGRLAAPQPGWVETTDVVVVGSGIAGLTAALYLREAGLHVTVVTKVNIDDGSTRWAQGGIAGVLDPLDTPAAHAQDTEIAGVGLCDPAAVRVLVEEGPSRIRELIRVGAEFDRDADGALLLTREGGHRANRIVHAGGDATGAEVQRALHAAVRRDPWIRLIEHALVVDLLRGAPQRAGGPTRACGLTLHVLGEGTPDGVGAILARAVVLATGGMGQIFATTTNPAVSTGDGVALALRAGAAVADLEFVQFHPTALAVPGGAGGSGQQPLVSEALRGEGAHLIDADGKRFMLGQHELAELAPRDVVAKGIHRVMAANDSDNVFLDARHLGAEFLARRFPTIVASCRAVGVDPAEAVIPVAPAAHYASGGVRTDLHGRTTIPGLYACGEVACTGVHGANRLASNSLLEGLVFARRIADDIARRLPAQVEPASAGAGGTAADGGWVVSAQARRPLQRAMGRGAGVLRSGASLADAAAQLCRLAAGRGTPDTAAWEATNLVTVATALVAAAYARQETRGCHWRDDFPLAAEGWLGHLVSSLGPAGQPTLTWEPSCAAR; encoded by the coding sequence ATGCTCGTGGACACCCCCGCCCTGCCCGCCCTGCCCGGCCGGCTCGCCGCGCCGCAACCCGGTTGGGTGGAGACCACCGACGTGGTGGTCGTCGGTTCCGGGATCGCCGGGCTGACCGCCGCGCTGTACCTGCGGGAGGCCGGCCTGCACGTCACCGTGGTGACGAAGGTCAACATCGACGACGGGTCCACCCGGTGGGCCCAAGGTGGCATCGCCGGGGTCCTGGATCCGCTGGACACTCCGGCCGCGCACGCCCAGGACACCGAGATCGCCGGGGTCGGGCTCTGCGACCCGGCCGCGGTCCGGGTGCTCGTCGAGGAGGGCCCGTCCCGGATCCGGGAGCTGATCCGGGTCGGTGCCGAGTTCGACCGGGACGCCGACGGCGCCCTGCTGCTCACCCGCGAGGGCGGGCACCGGGCGAACCGGATCGTGCATGCCGGCGGTGACGCGACCGGCGCCGAGGTGCAGCGGGCGCTACACGCCGCGGTACGCCGGGATCCGTGGATCCGGCTTATCGAGCACGCGCTGGTGGTCGACCTGCTGCGGGGCGCGCCGCAGCGGGCCGGTGGCCCGACCCGGGCCTGCGGCCTCACCCTGCACGTACTCGGCGAAGGCACCCCGGACGGCGTCGGGGCGATCCTGGCCCGCGCGGTCGTGCTGGCCACCGGCGGGATGGGGCAGATCTTCGCCACCACCACCAACCCGGCGGTCTCCACCGGCGACGGCGTGGCGCTCGCGCTGCGGGCCGGTGCCGCCGTGGCCGACCTGGAGTTCGTCCAGTTCCATCCGACGGCCCTGGCGGTGCCGGGCGGTGCGGGCGGCAGCGGCCAGCAGCCGTTGGTGTCCGAGGCGTTGCGCGGCGAGGGCGCCCACCTGATCGACGCCGACGGCAAGCGGTTCATGCTCGGTCAGCACGAACTCGCCGAGCTGGCCCCGCGCGACGTGGTCGCCAAGGGCATCCACCGGGTGATGGCGGCCAACGACAGCGACAACGTCTTCCTGGACGCCCGGCATCTCGGTGCCGAGTTCCTGGCCCGCCGGTTCCCGACGATCGTCGCCTCGTGCCGGGCCGTCGGGGTCGATCCCGCCGAGGCGGTGATCCCGGTCGCGCCGGCGGCCCACTACGCCTCCGGCGGCGTCCGGACGGACCTGCACGGCCGCACCACCATCCCCGGTCTGTACGCCTGCGGCGAGGTCGCCTGCACCGGGGTGCACGGTGCCAACCGGCTGGCCAGCAACTCGTTGCTCGAAGGGCTGGTCTTCGCCCGGCGGATCGCCGACGACATCGCCCGACGCCTGCCGGCGCAGGTCGAACCGGCCAGTGCGGGTGCGGGCGGCACCGCCGCCGACGGCGGTTGGGTGGTGTCGGCGCAGGCCCGGCGGCCGCTGCAGCGGGCGATGGGCCGGGGCGCGGGTGTGCTGCGTTCCGGTGCGTCACTCGCCGACGCCGCCGCGCAGCTGTGCCGGTTGGCCGCCGGTCGGGGCACGCCGGACACCGCGGCCTGGGAGGCGACTAATCTGGTCACCGTCGCCACCGCCTTGGTGGCGGCGGCGTACGCCCGGCAGGAGACCCGGGGTTGTCACTGGCGTGACGACTTCCCACTGGCCGCGGAGGGCTGGTTGGGACATCTGGTGAGCAGCCTCGGCCCGGCCGGGCAGCCCACCCTCACCTGGGAGCCGTCATGCGCAGCGAGGTGA
- a CDS encoding type III pantothenate kinase, with amino-acid sequence MLLCIDIGNTNTVLATFAGDKLVHSWRIKTDARSTADELGLMFRGLLAGDAVEITGVAACSTVPAALRSLRSMLGRYYGDIPYVIVEPGVKTGVQLAIDNPKEVGSDRVVNTLAAYTLYGGPSIVVDFGTTTNFDVISARGEFLGGAFAPGIEISFDALAARAAQLRKVEPTRPRSVIGKNTVECLQSGMYFGFAGQVDRIVDRMAEELGQLSAVIATGGLAPVVIGECRTITQHEPMITLIGLRMVYERNI; translated from the coding sequence ATGCTGCTCTGTATCGACATCGGCAACACCAACACCGTGCTGGCGACCTTCGCCGGCGACAAGCTGGTCCACTCCTGGCGGATCAAGACCGACGCCCGGTCCACCGCCGACGAGCTGGGGTTGATGTTTCGCGGACTGCTCGCCGGGGACGCGGTGGAGATCACCGGGGTCGCCGCTTGTTCGACGGTGCCGGCGGCACTGCGGTCGCTACGGTCGATGCTCGGCCGCTATTACGGCGACATCCCGTACGTGATCGTCGAGCCCGGGGTGAAGACCGGGGTGCAGTTGGCGATCGACAATCCCAAGGAGGTGGGGTCGGACCGGGTGGTCAACACGCTGGCCGCATACACCCTCTACGGCGGCCCGTCGATCGTCGTCGACTTCGGCACCACCACCAACTTCGATGTGATCAGCGCCCGCGGCGAGTTCCTCGGCGGGGCGTTCGCCCCCGGCATCGAGATCTCCTTCGACGCGTTGGCGGCCCGGGCCGCCCAGTTGCGAAAGGTCGAGCCGACCCGGCCGCGTTCGGTGATCGGCAAGAACACCGTCGAGTGCCTGCAGTCCGGCATGTACTTCGGTTTCGCCGGTCAGGTGGACCGGATCGTGGATCGGATGGCGGAGGAGTTAGGCCAGCTCAGCGCGGTTATCGCGACCGGTGGTTTGGCGCCGGTGGTGATCGGCGAGTGCCGCACCATCACCCAGCACGAGCCGATGATCACCCTTATCGGCCTGCGCATGGTGTATGAGCGGAACATCTGA
- the lysS gene encoding lysine--tRNA ligase codes for MRVRREKRDRLLAQGVEPYPVGYSRTSSLALLRERFADLPTDTATGEQVAVTGRVIFVRNTGKLCFATVREGDGTELQVMLSRDRVGEDRLEDWKRLVDIGDHVGVAGEVITSRRGELSVLAEQWQMTAKALRPLPVAHKPLSEEARVRQRYVDLIVRPEARRMVHTRATVLRTLRDNFHQRGFIEVETPMLQVLHGGAAARPFVTHSNALGADLYLRIAPELFLKRCVVGGIDRVFEINRNFRNEGVDSSHSPEFAMLETYEAYGDYDTMARLTRELVQQCAIGVSGSHVVTHADGSEFDLGGDWRTVSLYGVLSEALGEEVTVATDRAQLLRYAEKFDVAVDPKWGPGKLAEELFEELVVPHLHQPTFVRDYPVETSPLTRAHRTEPGLAEKWDLYVRGVELATAYSELVDPVVQRERLVAQARLAAGGDPEAMRLDEDFLRAMEYGMPPAGGMGMGIDRLLMALTGLGIRETILFPLARPE; via the coding sequence ATGCGGGTGCGCCGGGAAAAGCGGGACCGGTTGCTGGCGCAGGGCGTCGAGCCGTACCCGGTCGGATATTCCCGGACCTCGTCGTTGGCGCTGCTGCGGGAGCGGTTCGCCGACCTGCCGACCGACACGGCGACCGGCGAGCAGGTCGCGGTGACCGGCCGGGTGATCTTCGTCCGCAACACCGGCAAGCTCTGTTTCGCCACCGTACGCGAGGGCGACGGCACCGAACTCCAGGTGATGCTCTCCCGGGACCGGGTCGGCGAGGACCGCCTGGAGGACTGGAAGCGGCTGGTCGACATCGGCGACCACGTGGGCGTCGCCGGTGAGGTGATCACCAGTCGCCGGGGCGAGTTGTCGGTCCTCGCCGAGCAGTGGCAGATGACCGCGAAGGCGCTGCGGCCGTTGCCGGTGGCGCACAAGCCGCTGAGCGAGGAGGCGCGGGTCCGGCAGCGTTACGTGGACCTGATCGTGCGGCCCGAGGCCCGGCGGATGGTGCACACCCGGGCGACGGTGCTGCGTACCCTGCGTGACAACTTTCACCAGCGTGGGTTCATCGAGGTCGAGACACCGATGCTGCAGGTGCTGCACGGTGGCGCGGCCGCCCGCCCATTCGTCACACACAGCAATGCTCTCGGTGCTGATCTGTATCTGCGAATCGCCCCGGAGCTTTTCCTGAAGCGGTGTGTGGTCGGTGGCATCGACCGGGTGTTCGAGATCAACCGGAACTTCCGGAATGAAGGCGTCGACTCGTCCCACTCGCCGGAGTTCGCGATGCTGGAGACTTACGAAGCGTACGGGGACTACGACACGATGGCGCGGCTGACCCGCGAACTGGTGCAGCAGTGCGCCATCGGAGTCAGTGGGTCACATGTTGTCACCCACGCCGACGGGTCGGAGTTCGACCTGGGTGGTGACTGGCGGACCGTCTCGCTGTACGGAGTGTTGTCGGAAGCTCTCGGTGAGGAAGTCACCGTGGCGACCGACCGAGCGCAGTTGCTGCGTTACGCCGAGAAGTTCGACGTCGCGGTCGACCCGAAGTGGGGGCCGGGCAAGCTGGCCGAGGAACTCTTCGAAGAATTGGTCGTACCACATCTACACCAGCCGACGTTCGTGCGGGACTACCCGGTGGAGACCAGCCCGCTCACCCGGGCCCACCGCACCGAGCCGGGGCTGGCCGAGAAGTGGGATCTCTACGTCCGTGGCGTCGAGTTGGCCACGGCGTACAGCGAGCTGGTCGACCCGGTGGTGCAGCGGGAGCGACTGGTGGCGCAGGCCCGGTTGGCCGCCGGTGGTGATCCGGAGGCGATGCGCCTCGACGAGGACTTCCTGCGGGCGATGGAGTACGGAATGCCGCCGGCCGGGGGCATGGGAATGGGAATCGACCGGTTGCTGATGGCCCTGACCGGCCTGGGTATTCGCGAAACCATCCTCTTCCCGCTGGCTCGCCCGGAGTAG
- a CDS encoding glycine cleavage system protein R: protein MEQLAITVIGRDRPGIVADVAEVLAGLGANLTDSTMTRLRGHFAMTLVCTGPTGDDVAAALRPLTDDDQLLATVRPVPADSQQPPAGEPYLVSVHGADRLGIVAAVTRVVAEAGGNVTDLTTRLVGPLYVLIAEVELSGGAVTEVGRRLAETARELDVEVTLRPVDSDVL, encoded by the coding sequence ATGGAGCAACTCGCGATCACGGTGATCGGCCGCGACCGACCAGGCATCGTCGCGGACGTCGCGGAGGTGCTGGCCGGTCTCGGGGCCAACCTGACCGACTCCACGATGACCCGGCTGCGGGGCCACTTCGCGATGACCCTGGTCTGCACCGGCCCGACCGGCGACGACGTGGCGGCGGCGCTGCGCCCGTTGACCGACGACGACCAACTGCTGGCCACCGTGCGCCCGGTGCCGGCCGACAGCCAGCAACCACCGGCCGGCGAGCCGTACCTGGTCAGCGTGCACGGGGCCGACCGGTTGGGCATCGTCGCGGCGGTGACCCGGGTGGTCGCCGAGGCGGGCGGCAACGTCACCGACCTGACCACCCGACTCGTCGGTCCGCTCTACGTGTTGATCGCCGAGGTCGAGCTGTCCGGTGGGGCCGTCACCGAGGTGGGGCGGCGGCTGGCTGAGACGGCCCGGGAGCTCGATGTCGAGGTGACGTTGCGGCCCGTCGATTCGGACGTGCTGTGA